The Daucus carota subsp. sativus chromosome 2, DH1 v3.0, whole genome shotgun sequence genome includes a window with the following:
- the LOC135150507 gene encoding uncharacterized protein LOC135150507 translates to MNIILEHIEDGVTIPHRTYLKTHAEFSDEDNELIQLDMNLQLILIDSLDRVMYNNVVNCTSAKQIWDTLQIINEGSEEVRENKKEILVAQYEQFGSNPGEGISEVFIRFNNLINNLNLNGKYYDNKEVQMKQRYGWGKTINASTSVSNSTALVIESPVVKERKVVVHSKSTQEYVVPEIGHTSTNTGDDEFYSMEELDQLEDESRAMFARKFSNMRFMKNPSYKFKSYGSEFQKGESSSTTSKGAYKTGMVDRRKFKCFNCDEPDSDEEEERGNVALMAFMEPSTPPHRTGGFPVDPTCPKLLMQLGLDRDDALKKLKALTLEHKALKLEVHELKLKEKLVLTPKIEQLTSDLLTQSNKVKVLEYRENKLNEQLAEEKVRCLAYKESTNIVKNLVDQKVIKRKVGIGFYYNKSVGKASNITPFVKSAEDRENIENEREILASVEPMQVGGTFSSSKAGIGANGLKNNFNKPNKFVKCRNGNNTCSSTNNIRTSENVNVETIKPPVVLNNMPTVPLVDMCHRPCGVDNCMLCAFNVMSSYFKTGPSPIKKDTYVPKPKPKVFKAVCRKVSTVKADADVIRT, encoded by the exons ATGAATATTATCTTGGAACATATTGAAGATGGAGTTACGATTCCTCACAGAACCTATCTAAAAACTCATGCTGAGTTTTCTGATGAGGATAATGAGTTGATTCAACTGGACATGAATCTACAGCTCATTCTGATTGATTCTTTGGATCGTGTCATGTACAAtaatgttgttaattgtactaGTGCAAAACAAATATGGGATACCTTGCAAATAATCAACGAGGGATCTGAGGAAGTCcgggaaaacaagaaggaaattcttgtggctcaatacgagcaatttggttccaatcccggagaagggatttctgaagtattcattagattcaacaatttgataaacaatctgaatctgaacgggaaatactatgacaacAAAGAG GTCCAGATGAAACAGAGATACGGATGGGGAAAGACGATCAACGCGTCTACATCTGTCAGCAATTCTACTGCTCTCGTAATAGAATCACCTGTTGTGAAAGAGCGGAAGGTTGTTGTACATTCTAAAAGCACCCAAGAGTATGTGGTTCCTGAAATAGGACATACGTCAACAAATACGGGTGATGATGAATTCTACTCTATGGAAGAGTTGGATCAGCTTGAGGACGAATCTCGTGCTATGTTTGCTAGGAAGTTTAGCAACATGAGATTCAtgaagaatccctcctacaagtttAAATCTTATGGTAGTGAATTCCAGAAAGGGGAATCTTCGTCCACAACATCAAAAGGGgcttacaagactgggatggttgatcgaagaaagtttaaatgcttcaactgtgatgagcctg acagtgatgaggaggaagagcgggggaatgttgctctaatggctttCATGGAACCTTCTACACCTCCACATCGCACTGGTGGATTTCCGGTGGATCCTACTTGCCCTAAACTacttatgcaattaggacttgatcGTGATGATGCTCTTAAGAAGCTCAAAGCTCTGACTCTTGAACACAAAGCGTTAAAGCTAGAAGTTCATGAGTTGAAGTTAAAAGAAAAGCTTGTTCTCActcctaaaattgaacaattgACTAGTGATTTATTAACTCAGTCAAACAAGGTTAAAGTGTTAGAATATAGGGAGAACAAACTGAATGAGCAACTAGCTGAAGAGAAGGTTAGGTGCCTTGCCTATAAGGagtcgactaatattgttaagaacctagtggaccaaaaagtgattaaaaggaaagttggtataGGTTTCTATTACAACAagtctgtaggtaaggctagtaacataactccttttgttaagagtgctgaagacaggg AGAATATTGAGAATGAGAGGGAGATTTTGGCATCTGTAGAGCCAATGCAAGTTGGGGGCACATTCAGTTCGTCCAAAGCTGGCATAGGTGCCAATGgcttaaagaataattttaacaagcctaataagtttGTTAAATGCAGGAATGGTAACAATACATGCTCATCTACTAATAACATTAGAACTTCTGAAAATGTTAATGTAGAAACTATTAAACCCCCTGTTGTTCTGAATAACATGCCTACTGTTCCTTTAGTTGATATGTGCCATAgaccttgtggtgttgataattgcatgttgtgtgcgtttaatgtaatgtcttcttatttcaaaa CTGGTCCTTCTCCTATTAAGAAGGATACTTATGTTCCTAAGCCTAAACCTAAAGTGTTCAAGGCTGTTTGTAGGAAAGTAAGTACAGTCAAGGCGGATGCTGATGTTATTCGAACATGA